A genomic segment from Terriglobales bacterium encodes:
- a CDS encoding PLP-dependent aspartate aminotransferase family protein, translated as MDTKHLGINSKLIHAGHRADPTGAITVPIYQTSTFAFRDAQHGAALFAGQEDGYIYTRIGNPTIRALEEIVAELENGCGGIATSSGMGAVATLYLAVLSAGAHMVSTASVYGPSRGLMENHFSRFGVESSYLDTSDLGRVRDALRPETRLVYVETPSNPTMQLTDIAQVAALAHAHGCLLAVDNTFASPYLQKPLDLGADVVLHSVTKFINGHGDVVGGILVAKDQSIYRLLRSVMINLGCNMDPHQAFLVSRGLKTLGIRIERAQRNALEIARWLEGQTEVQTVRYVGLESHPQHDLAKRQMRGFGSMISFELKGGMEAGRQLMNALKVATLAVSLGGVETLVEHPASMTHAGISPEDRRAAGFSDGLVRYSVGIEDVEDLIADLRQAFDAVAMANKVAAAR; from the coding sequence ATGGACACGAAGCATCTCGGCATCAATAGCAAGCTGATCCACGCCGGCCACAGAGCGGACCCGACTGGTGCAATCACCGTTCCGATCTACCAGACCTCCACATTTGCCTTTCGAGATGCCCAACACGGCGCCGCGCTCTTTGCGGGACAGGAGGATGGTTACATCTACACCCGCATTGGAAATCCCACCATCCGTGCGCTTGAGGAGATCGTGGCCGAACTGGAGAACGGTTGCGGAGGCATTGCGACCAGCTCCGGCATGGGCGCCGTAGCCACTTTGTACTTAGCGGTGTTGAGCGCGGGCGCTCACATGGTGAGCACGGCATCGGTCTACGGACCCAGCCGGGGACTGATGGAGAACCACTTTTCGCGCTTCGGAGTTGAATCCTCCTATCTCGATACCTCGGACCTGGGCCGCGTCCGCGATGCTCTGCGCCCCGAGACCAGGCTGGTCTATGTGGAGACTCCCTCCAATCCGACGATGCAGCTGACGGACATAGCGCAGGTTGCGGCGCTGGCGCATGCGCATGGCTGTCTACTTGCCGTCGATAACACCTTCGCCAGTCCGTATCTGCAGAAGCCGTTGGATCTCGGCGCCGACGTGGTGCTCCACTCGGTGACCAAATTCATCAATGGCCACGGGGATGTGGTCGGCGGAATCCTGGTCGCGAAGGATCAGTCTATCTACCGGCTGTTGCGCAGCGTGATGATCAATCTCGGCTGCAACATGGATCCGCACCAGGCTTTCCTGGTTTCGCGCGGCCTCAAAACGCTGGGAATTAGGATCGAGCGGGCGCAGCGGAATGCACTGGAGATTGCGCGCTGGCTGGAGGGACAAACCGAAGTCCAGACTGTGCGTTACGTCGGCCTGGAGTCGCACCCCCAGCATGATTTGGCCAAGCGGCAGATGAGGGGCTTCGGGTCCATGATCAGCTTCGAGCTTAAGGGCGGAATGGAGGCGGGGCGCCAGCTGATGAACGCCCTCAAGGTGGCGACGCTGGCGGTCTCACTGGGCGGCGTGGAGACGCTGGTTGAGCATCCGGCTTCCATGACGCATGCCGGCATCTCGCCGGAGGATCGTCGCGCGGCAGGATTCAGCGACGGCCTGGTTCGCTATTCAGTGGGCATTGAGGATGTGGAAGACCTCATCGCCGACCTCCGCCAGGCATTCGACGCCGTTGCCATGGCAAACAAAGTCGCTGC